One window of Pyxicephalus adspersus chromosome 4, UCB_Pads_2.0, whole genome shotgun sequence genomic DNA carries:
- the LOC140329968 gene encoding interleukin-17A-like — protein MAIPRIIVMLPVIVSAVLLGVCSKPCQFPRDKIFPQNIKLNLNTSKDEGFTTEGELHSRSLSPWTYKMDVDHKRFPPIIPQAVCQHQWCLNAEGKEDIGMTSMPIQQEILVLRREIQDCQQTFYVEKQLITVGCTCTKPITQPA, from the exons ATGGCTATACCCAGAATAATTGTCATG CTGCCAGTGATTGTATCCGCAGTTCTGCTCGGTGTCTGCAGTAAGCCCTGTCAATTCCCCAGAGACAAGATCTTTCCTCAGAATATAAAACTCAACCTGAACACAAGCAAAGATGAAGGTTTCACCACAGAAGGAGAATTACATTCCCGTTCCCTCTCACCCTGGACATACAA AATGGATGTGGATCACAAACGCTTCCCCCCAATAATCCCTCAAGCAGTATGTCAGCATCAGTGGTGTCTGAACGCTGAGGGTAAAGAAGACATTGGCATGACATCCATGCCCATACAACAGGAAATTCTGGTCCTTCGTCGGGAGATCCAAGATTGTCAACAGACCTTCTATGTGGAGAAGCAGTTGATCACCGTTGGCTGCACATGTACTAAGCCCatcacacagcctgcatag